Proteins encoded by one window of Dioscorea cayenensis subsp. rotundata cultivar TDr96_F1 chromosome 20, TDr96_F1_v2_PseudoChromosome.rev07_lg8_w22 25.fasta, whole genome shotgun sequence:
- the LOC120251236 gene encoding high-affinity nitrate transporter 2.3: protein MAETQETERNEHNMEQMEKEDENHERSSSSSSSLSYHNFKIPVDSEHKATEFWLFSIAPPHMRSFHLSWFSFFTCFVSTFAAPPLLPIIRDNLNLTTTDIANAGIASVSGAVFARLAMGSACDLVGPRLASASLILLTTPAVFCTSIINSPSTYLIVRFFTGFSLASFVSTQFWMSSMFSAPKVGVANGIAGGWGNLGGGATQLLMPLLYSLVRHMGSTNFTAWRISFFIPGVIQTFSAIAVLAFGQDLPDGNFSVLKKSGEKVKDGFGSVFQHGVENYRGWILALTYGYCFGVELTVDNIIAEYFYDRFDLNLKTAGLIAASFGLANIISRPGGGWLSDILAAKYGMRGRLWGLWVVQTIGGLLCVLLGRMNSLTPSIIVMILFSFFCQAACGLTFGVVPFISRRSLGLISGMTGGGGNVGAVVTQLLFFKSSKYSKETGITLMGVMILCCTLPIMLIYFPQWGGMFCGPSTKENATEEAYYSSEWSSKEKEKGFHLASLKFAINSKNERGRSRKNSLPTFPVDGMATPV from the exons ATGGCAGAAACCCAAGAAACAGAGAGAAATGAGCACAACATGGAGCAAatggaaaaagaagatgaaaatcatgagagatcatcatcatcatcatcatcattatcttatCATAATTTCAAGATACCAGTGGATTCAGAGCACAAAGCCACTGAATTTTGGCTCTTCTCAATAGCACCACCACACATGCGCTCCTTCCACCTCTCATGGTTCTCCTTCTTCACATGCTTTGTATCAACCTTCGCGGCACCACCTCTTCTCCCTATCATCCGTGACAATCTTAATCTCACTACCACAGACATCGCCAATGCCGGCATAGCCTCTGTCTCCGGCGCCGTCTTTGCCCGTCTTGCAATGGGATCTGCTTGTGACCTTGTCGGTCCTCGTCTCGCCTCTGCGTCTCTCATACTGCTCACAACCCCTGCCGTCTTCTGCACATCTATCATCAATTCTCCGTCAACGTATTTAATTGTTCGGTTTTTCACTGGATTTTCTTTGGCATCATTTGTATCAACTCAGTTTTGGATGAGCTCAATGTTTTCAGCACCAAAGGTAGGTGTTGCCAATGGGATAGCAGGAGGTTGGGGAAACCTTGGAGGTGGGGCAACTCAATTACTTATGCCGTTACTTTACTCTTTGGTGCGTCATATGGGTAGCACAAATTTTACTGCTTGGcgtatatcattttttattccCGGGGTTATACAGACATTCTCTGCTATTGCTGTGTTGGCATTTGGCCAGGACTTACCAGATGGGAACTTTAGTGTGTTGAAGAAGTCAGGAGAGAAGGTGAAAGATGGTTTTGGAAGTGTTTTTCAACATGGAGTGGAGAATTATAGAGGATGGATTTTGGCCTTGACGTATGGATATTGTTTTGGGGTGGAGTTGACagttgataatattattgctgAGTATTTTTATGATAGATTTGATCTTAATCTTAAAACAGCAGGACTGATTGCAGCGAGTTTTGGTCTGGCTAATATAATATCAAGACCTGGGGGTGGATGGTTATCAGATATTCTAGCAGCAAAGTATGGTATGAGGGGAAGGCTTTGGGGTTTGTGGGTTGTGCAGACAATTGGTGGACTACTTTGTGTTTTGCTTGGACGGATGAATTCGCTCACTCCTTCTATTATTGtcatgattttgttttctttcttctgtCAAGCTGCTTGTGGTCTTACATTTGGCGTGGTTCCGTTTATCTCGAGGAG ATCATTGGGATTAATTTCGGGAATGACGGGAGGAGGTGGAAACGTAGGTGCAGTTGTGACACAACTTTTGTTCTTCAAAAGCTCCAAGTATTCAAAAGAAACAGGAATCACTCTCATGGGAGTTATGATACTATGTTGCACTCTACCTATCATGTTAATCTATTTTCCACAATGGGGTGGAATGTTCTGCGGCCCTTCTACTAAAGAGAACGCCACAGAGGAAGCTTACTACTCATCTGAGTGGAGttcaaaggaaaaagaaaaagggtttCATTTAGCAAGTTTAAAGTTTgcaataaatagtaaaaatgaACGAGGTAGATCAAGAAAGAATTCTTTGCCTACATTTCCAGTGGATGGAATGGCCACACCTGTTTGA